The following proteins come from a genomic window of Populus nigra chromosome 6, ddPopNigr1.1, whole genome shotgun sequence:
- the LOC133697014 gene encoding pyruvate kinase isozyme A, chloroplastic gives MSRSLHIFTPSNLTFPKQPYPKPSSNRRFPATTFSPKFISIKASTSSDPKSSTSPQVLISNNGTGASGILSSTPQDYDTPPSQSIISDSSSIEVDAVTEAELKENGFRSTRRTKLVCTIGPATCGFEELEALAVGGMNVARINMCHGTREWHRRVIERVRRLNEEKGFAVAIMMDTEGSEIHMGDLGGASSAKAEDGEIWTFSVRAFDSHRPERTVNVNYDGFAEDVKVGDELLVDGGMVRFEVMEKIGPDVKCRCTDPGLMLPRANVTFWRDGSLVRERNAMLPTISSKDWLDIDFGIAEGVDFIAISFVKSAEVITHLKSYIAARSRDSDIAVIAKIESIDSLKNLEEIIQASDGAMVARGDLGAQIPLEQVPSAQQNIVQICRQLNKPVIVASQLLESMIEYPTPTRAEVADVSEAVRQRADALMLSGESAMGQYPEKALAVLRSVSVRIEKWWREEKCHEAMELPVVGSSFSDSISEEICISAAKMANNLGVDALFVYTKTGHMASLLSRCRPDCPIFAFTSTTSVRRRLNLQWGLIPFRLSFSDDMEGNLNKTFSLLKARGMIKSGDLVIAVSDILQSIQVLIVP, from the exons ATGTCTCGGTCATTACACATCTTCACTCCCTCTAACCTCACTTTCCCCAAACAACCTTACCCCAAACCCTCCAGCAATCGCCGGTTCCCGGCCACCACCTTCTCTCCGAAATTCATCTCAATCAAAGCCTCCACGTCATCAGATCCCAAATCCAGCACGTCTCCGCAAGTCCTAATCTCCAACAATGGAACCGGAGCAAGCGGGATATTATCCTCTACACCGCAGGACTATGATACACCGCCGTCGCAATCAATTATCTCCGACTCGAGCTCCATCGAGGTAGATGCGGTGACGGAGGCGGAATTGAAGGAGAACGGGTTCAGGAGCACGAGGAGGACAAAACTTGTGTGCACGATCGGGCCAGCGACGTGTGGATTTGAAGAACTGGAGGCGCTGGCTGTTGGAGGAATGAATGTTGCACGAATTAACATGTGTCATGGGACGCGTGAGTGGCATAGGAGAGTGATTGAGAGAGTGAGGAGATTGAATGAAGAGAAAGGTTTTGCTGTTGCTATTATGATGGATACTGAAGGTAGTGAGATTCATATGGGTGATCTCGGTGGTGCATCCTCTGCTAAAGCTGAG GATGGTGAAATTTGGACTTTTAGTGTGCGAGCATTTGATTCGCATCGACCAGAACGCACTGTCAATGTGAATTATGATGGTTTTGCTGAGG ATGTGAAAGTTGGGGATGAACTCCTTGTTGATGGTGGAATGGTGAGGTTTGAGGTGATGGAGAAAATTGGTCCAGATGTCAAGTGTAGGTGTACTGATCCTGGACTGATGCTACCACGAGCTAATGTGACTTTCTGGAGGGACGGAAGTCTAGTACGAGAACGCAATGCTATGCTCCCCACAATTTCCTCGAAG gaTTGGTTGGATATTGATTTTGGGATTGCAGAGGGCGTTGACTTCATTGCAATATCCTTTGTCAAGTCTGCTGAAGTGATTACTCATCTTAAAAGCTACATAGCTGCACGGTCTCGTGATAG TGATATAGCTGTCATTGCAAAGATAGAGAGTATTGACTCATTAAAGAACTTGGAGGAGATCATTCAAGCATCAGATGGAGCAATGGTAGCCAGAGGAGATCTAGGTGCTCAGATACCATTAGAACAGGTCCCATCGGCCCAGCAAAATATTGTTCAAATTTGTAGGCAGCTAAATAAGCCAGTCATTGTCGCTTCTCAGCTGCTTGAATCTATGATTGAATACCCCACACCTACCAGGGCTGAGGTAGCTGATGTTTCTGAAGCAGTTAGGCAAAGGGCGGATGCTTTGATGCTATCTGGTGAGTCAGCCATGGGCCAATACCCAGAAAAGGCATTAGCTGTTCTGAGGAGTGTCAGTGTGAGAATTGAGAAGTGgtggagagaagagaagtgccATGAAGCTATGGAACTCCCTGTTGTAGGATCATCATTTTCTGACAGTATTTCTGAAGAGATTTGCATTTCTGCTGCCAAGATGG CTAACAATTTGGGAGTAGATGCACTTTTTGTCTACACAAAGACAGGCCACATGGCTTCTCTCCTGTCACGCTGCAGACCTGATTGCCCAATCTTTGCTTTCACAAGCACAACATCTGTAAGGAGACGCCTGAATCTACAGTGGGGCCTGATACCTTTCCGCCTGAGTTTCTCTGATGATATGGAAGGCAACCTTAATAAAACCTTCTCATTGCTCAAGGCTAGGGGAATGATCAAATCAGGTGACCTTGTCATTGCTGTCTCGGACATATTACAGTCCATCCAAGTTCTGATTGTCCCTTAG